One window from the genome of Pungitius pungitius chromosome 14, fPunPun2.1, whole genome shotgun sequence encodes:
- the eif5 gene encoding eukaryotic translation initiation factor 5, which yields MSVNVNRSVSDQFYRYKMPRLIAKVEGKGNGIKTVIVNMVDVAKALNRPPTYPTKFFGCELGAQTQFDSKNDRYIVNGSHEANKLQDMLDGFIRKFVLCPECDNPETDLDVKPKKQTIGNSCKACGYRGMLDTRHKLCTFILKNPPESTEGGSASVKKEKEKKNRKKDKENGSGSGEAGSQENFDAPKAVDGDDDDEDWAEETTEEAQRRRMEEISDHAKNLTLSEDLEKPLEERVNLFYNFVKHKKDSRTIDAADKEILAEAERLDVKAMGPLILSELLFTVNIRDQIKKYKRHFLRFCHNNKKAQKYLLGGFECVVKLHQAQLLARVPIILKDLYDADLLEEDVIIAWAEKVSKKYVSKELAKEIHAKAAPFVKWLKEAEEESGGSEEEVEEDDENVEVVYSSSARELKVETVKTDTPEKEEDDIDIDAI from the exons ATGTCTGTCAACGTCAACCGCAGCGTGTCAGACCAGTTCTATCGCTACAAGATGCCCCGTCTGATTGCCAAG GTTGAAGGCAAAGGGAATGGAATCAAGACGGTCATTGTCAACATGGTTGATGTTGCGAAGGCGCTGAACAGGCCTCCAACAT ATCCAACCAAGTTTTTTGGTTGTGAACTCGGTGCTCAGACCCAGTTTGATAGCAAAAACGACCGTTACATCGTCAACGGATCCCACGAGGCGAACAAGCTGCAGGACATGCTTGATGGGTTCATCAGAAAATTTGTGCTGTGTCCCGAGTGTGACAACCCTGAAACTGATCTG gaTGTCAAacccaaaaaacaaaccattGGTAATTCCTGTAAGGCCTGTGGATACCGCGGCATGCTCGACACCAGACACAAGCTCTGTACCTTCATCCTCAAAAACCCACCAG AGAGCACCGAAGGTGGATCAGCATCtgtaaagaaagagaaagagaagaagaatcgCAAGAAGGACAAGGAGAACGGCTCTGGCAGCGGAGAGGCTGGAAGCCAAGAGAACTTTGACGCTCCCAAAGCCGTG GACGGcgacgatgatgacgaggaCTGGGCGGAGGAGACCACAGAGGAGGCGCAGAGGAGGCGAATGGAGGAGATCAGTGACCACGCCAAGAACCTCACACTCAGTGAGGACCTGGAGAAACCCCTGGAGGAGCGGGTCAACCTCTTCTACAACTTTGTTAAG CACAAGAAGGACAGCAGGACCATCGACGCGGCAGATAAGGAGATCTTGGCGGAGGCGGAGCGGCTGGACGTGAAGGCCATGGGCCCCCTCATCCTCAGCGAGCTGCTCTTCACCGTCAACATCCGCGACCAGATCAAGAAGTACAAGCGCCACTTTCTGCGG TTCTGCCACAACAACAAGAAGGCCCAGAAGTACCTGCTGGGCGGCTTTGAGTGTGTGGTGAAGCTGCATCAGGCGCAGCTGCTGGCTCGAGTTCCCATCATCCTCAAAGACCTGTACGACGCagacctgctggaggaggacgtcATCATCGCCTGGGCGGAGAAG GTTTCTAAGAAGTACGTCTCTAAGGAACTCGCCAAGGAGATCCACGCCAAGGCCGCTCCCTTTGTGAAATGGCtgaaggaggcggaggaggagagcgggggtagcgaggaggaggtggaggaagacgaTGAGAATGTGGAG gtggtGTACTCGTCCTCCGCCCGTGAGCTCAAAGTTGAGACTGTGAAAACTGACACCCCCGAAAAGGAAGAGGATGACATCGACATCGACGCCATCTGA
- the vps29 gene encoding vacuolar protein sorting-associated protein 29, producing MLVLVLGDLHIPHRCNTLPAKFKKLLVPGKIQHILCTGNLCTKESYDYLKTLAGDVHIVRGDFDENLNYPEQKVVTVGQFKIGLIHGHQVIPWGDMASLALLQRQLDVDILISGHTHKFEAFENENKFYINPGSATGAYSALESNIIPSFVLMDIQASTVVTYVYQLIGDDVKVERIEYKKS from the exons ATG TTGGTCCTGGTGTTAGGTGACCTGCACATCCCCCACCGGTGCAACACCCTGCCAGCCAAGTTCAAGAAGCTGTTGGTCCCGGGGAAGATCCAACACATTCTCTGCACGGGCAACCTCTGCACCAAGGAGAGCTATGACTACCTGAAGACGCTCGCCGGGGACGTCCACATAGTCCGGGGAGACTTtgacgag AACCTGAACTACCCGGAGCAGAAGGTGGTGACGGTGGGCCAGTTCAAGATCGGCCTGATCCACGGCCACCAGGTGATCCCCTGGGGCGACATGGCCAGCCTGGCGCTCCTACAGAGACAGCTGGACGTGGACATCCTCATCTCCGGGCACACGCACAAGTTCGAGGCCTTCGAGAACGAAAACAAGTTCTACATCAACCCTGGTTCGGCCACGGGAGCCTACAGCGCGCTGGAAAG CAACATCATCCCCTCTTTTGTATTAATGGACATCCAGGCTTCCACAGTGGTGACGTACGTTTACCAGCTGATCGGCGACGACGTCAAGGTGGAGAGAATCGAGTACAAGAAGTCCTAA